One segment of Cetobacterium sp. NK01 DNA contains the following:
- a CDS encoding PTS mannitol transporter subunit IICBA — protein MKSSEFKVRVQAFGRFLSGMVMPNIGVFIAWGLLTALFIPTGWFPNEQLAKMVGPMITYILPLLIGYNGGKLIAGDRGAVVGAITTVGVICGTSIPMFIGAMIAGPVGGYVIKKFDEKMKGKIKSGFEMLVNNFSAGIVGLILAVIFFYGVGPVVEQLNTLLGVGVNRLVQAGLLPLTSLVVEPAKVLFLNNAINHGVFGPLGIQQVSETGKSLFFLIEANPGPGLGVLLAYMMFGKGASKDSASGAAIIHFFGGIHEIYFPYILMKPMLIVSLVFGGMTGVFINVLFGGGLVAPPSPGSIFAIMALAPKGEMLPVLLSVVGATAVTFVTAAIVLKSSKEIEEDMKSIKSFVAESKTLETISRIIVACDAGMGSSAMGAGVLRKKIEAANLPIEVANCSISNLTEDMDIVITHKDLTERAKKTVSSPMHISIDNFMNHKFYDHLVENLKERFKDVHIEIENNEKKIVKKGSVNPDILRKDGVLIGLESVSKEKAIDEVAAHLEKLGYVGKGYGKYMQEREKVSTTYIGNYVAIPHGTVEGKKKVLKSGIVILQYPNGIDFGNGNKAYFLIGIAGKNDEHVEIISKIADVIEDEDEVLVLKDEKKAEKIYKIFNV, from the coding sequence ATGAAAAGTTCAGAGTTTAAAGTGAGAGTTCAAGCTTTTGGAAGATTCTTAAGTGGAATGGTTATGCCAAACATTGGGGTGTTTATAGCTTGGGGACTTTTAACAGCACTATTTATACCAACAGGTTGGTTTCCAAATGAGCAGTTAGCAAAGATGGTAGGACCAATGATTACATATATACTTCCACTACTTATAGGGTATAACGGAGGAAAGTTAATAGCAGGAGATAGAGGAGCAGTTGTAGGAGCTATAACAACTGTGGGAGTTATCTGTGGAACATCAATTCCTATGTTTATAGGAGCTATGATTGCAGGTCCAGTTGGTGGATATGTAATTAAAAAGTTTGATGAAAAGATGAAAGGAAAGATAAAGTCAGGATTTGAGATGTTAGTAAATAACTTCTCAGCAGGAATTGTGGGACTAATCCTAGCAGTTATATTTTTCTATGGTGTAGGACCAGTGGTAGAGCAGCTAAATACACTTCTTGGAGTTGGAGTAAATAGACTAGTTCAAGCGGGATTATTACCATTAACATCATTAGTTGTTGAGCCAGCAAAAGTTCTATTTTTAAATAATGCTATAAATCACGGCGTATTTGGACCACTTGGAATTCAACAAGTTTCAGAAACAGGAAAATCACTATTCTTCCTAATTGAAGCAAATCCAGGTCCAGGATTAGGAGTACTTTTAGCTTATATGATGTTTGGTAAGGGAGCTTCGAAAGATTCAGCTTCTGGAGCAGCTATAATACACTTCTTTGGAGGGATACACGAAATCTACTTCCCATATATTTTAATGAAACCAATGCTAATAGTATCACTAGTATTTGGAGGAATGACAGGGGTATTTATAAATGTTCTATTTGGTGGAGGGTTAGTAGCACCACCATCACCAGGAAGTATCTTTGCAATAATGGCTTTAGCACCAAAGGGTGAGATGTTACCAGTACTTTTATCAGTGGTTGGAGCTACGGCAGTTACTTTTGTAACAGCAGCAATAGTTTTAAAAAGTTCAAAAGAGATAGAAGAGGATATGAAATCTATAAAGAGTTTTGTAGCTGAAAGTAAAACCTTAGAAACAATATCAAGAATAATAGTTGCATGTGATGCTGGAATGGGATCAAGTGCTATGGGAGCTGGAGTTTTAAGAAAGAAGATAGAAGCAGCTAACTTACCAATAGAGGTTGCAAACTGTTCAATCTCAAATTTAACAGAGGATATGGATATAGTAATAACTCATAAGGATTTAACAGAGAGAGCGAAGAAAACTGTGTCTTCACCAATGCATATATCAATAGATAACTTTATGAATCATAAGTTTTATGATCATTTAGTTGAAAATTTAAAAGAGAGATTTAAAGATGTTCATATTGAAATTGAAAATAATGAGAAAAAAATAGTTAAAAAAGGTAGTGTAAATCCTGATATCTTAAGAAAAGATGGGGTTTTAATAGGATTAGAGAGTGTTAGTAAAGAGAAAGCTATTGATGAAGTAGCAGCACACTTAGAGAAGTTAGGTTATGTTGGAAAAGGTTATGGGAAATATATGCAGGAGAGAGAGAAGGTTTCAACTACGTATATTGGAAACTATGTGGCTATTCCTCATGGGACAGTAGAAGGGAAAAAAAAGGTACTAAAATCTGGAATTGTAATTTTACAGTATCCAAATGGAATAGATTTTGGAAATGGAAACAAGGCATATTTCCTAATTGGAATAGCTGGAAAAAATGATGAACATGTGGAGATAATCTCTAAAATTGCAGATGTAATTGAGGATGAAGATGAGGTTTTAGTTTTAAAAGATGAGAAAAAAGCTGAAAAAATATATAAGATATTTAATGTTTAA
- a CDS encoding mannitol-1-phosphate 5-dehydrogenase, translating into MKKAIQFGAGNIGRGFIGKILSQSGYEVCFADVVKDIIDELNKNHEYNVEIVGANRKVVKVKNVLGVMSNGDEIIEKIKESELITTAVGPNVLKIIAKTLAKGIEAREAAGINEYLNIIACENMINGTSFLKEEIEKYLSKEIVDGYMKKYVGFPNSAVDRIVPPMDSKENILDVKVEEFREWIVQQAAFKGEIPKIEGMELTNNLMAFVERKLFTLNTGHAITAYLGVLNGHNTVKESIENPDIREVVIDAMKESGEVLIKRYNFEKDVHEKYINKILTRFENPHLKDEVFRVGREPLRKLSFNDRLIKPLRGTLDYELKNESLVKGIAAAMKYQNENDPQALELNGMINELGIKETFKKISGLENSYGLEDRVSYHYNMI; encoded by the coding sequence ATGAAAAAAGCGATACAGTTTGGAGCAGGAAATATTGGTAGAGGATTTATTGGAAAGATACTATCTCAAAGTGGATATGAGGTATGTTTTGCAGATGTAGTAAAGGATATTATAGATGAGTTAAATAAAAATCATGAGTATAATGTTGAGATTGTTGGAGCTAATAGGAAAGTTGTAAAAGTGAAAAATGTTTTAGGTGTTATGTCAAATGGTGATGAGATAATTGAAAAAATAAAAGAGTCAGAACTTATAACAACTGCTGTTGGACCAAATGTTTTAAAGATAATTGCTAAGACTTTAGCTAAGGGAATAGAGGCTAGAGAGGCAGCTGGAATAAATGAGTACCTGAATATAATAGCGTGTGAAAATATGATAAATGGAACATCATTTTTAAAAGAGGAGATAGAGAAATATCTATCAAAAGAAATAGTGGATGGTTATATGAAAAAGTATGTGGGATTTCCTAACTCTGCTGTAGATAGAATAGTTCCTCCAATGGATAGTAAAGAGAATATCTTAGATGTTAAGGTTGAGGAGTTTAGAGAGTGGATAGTGCAGCAAGCTGCTTTTAAAGGGGAGATTCCTAAAATTGAGGGAATGGAGCTAACAAATAACCTTATGGCTTTTGTTGAAAGAAAGCTATTTACTCTAAATACAGGGCACGCTATAACTGCTTATCTTGGAGTATTAAATGGACATAATACAGTGAAAGAGAGTATTGAAAACCCTGATATTAGAGAGGTTGTGATAGATGCAATGAAAGAGAGTGGGGAGGTTTTAATAAAAAGATATAACTTTGAAAAGGATGTTCATGAAAAGTATATCAATAAGATACTTACTAGATTTGAGAACCCACACTTAAAGGATGAAGTATTTAGAGTTGGAAGAGAACCTCTTAGAAAATTAAGTTTTAATGATAGACTGATAAAGCCACTTAGAGGAACGCTAGATTATGAGTTGAAGAATGAGAGTTTAGTAAAGGGGATAGCTGCAGCGATGAAGTATCAAAATGAAAACGATCCTCAGGCTTTAGAGTTAAATGGGATGATCAATGAGTTAGGAATAAAGGAAACTTTTAAAAAGATATCAGGGTTAGAAAATAGTTATGGACTTGAAGATAGAGTTTCTTATCATTACAACATGATATAG
- the nagB gene encoding glucosamine-6-phosphate deaminase produces MRLIIPGANIGDWAAAYVVKKIKEFNPTKEKPFVLGLPTGSTPEKMYKRLVELYKEGVISFENVITFNMDEYVGLGPNDEQSYHYYMHEHFFNHVNIPKENINILNGLCEDLKAEAKRYEEKIKSVGGIHLFVGGIGPDGHLAFNEPGSSLSSRTRDKELTQDTIIANSRFFGGDINRVPKVAMTVGVATVLDSEEVMILVDTHAKALALHKAVECGINHMWTVSALQLHRKGIIVATEEACSELKVSTYRYFKDIEKDNLDTEKFLNSVK; encoded by the coding sequence ATGAGATTAATAATTCCAGGAGCAAATATTGGAGATTGGGCAGCAGCTTATGTAGTGAAAAAGATAAAAGAGTTTAATCCAACAAAGGAGAAACCATTTGTTTTAGGACTACCTACGGGAAGTACACCAGAGAAGATGTATAAAAGATTAGTTGAGCTATATAAAGAGGGAGTTATCTCTTTTGAAAATGTAATTACATTTAATATGGATGAGTATGTTGGATTAGGACCTAACGATGAGCAAAGTTATCACTACTATATGCATGAGCACTTTTTTAATCATGTGAATATACCTAAAGAGAATATAAATATTTTAAATGGACTTTGTGAAGATTTGAAAGCAGAAGCCAAAAGGTATGAGGAAAAGATAAAGTCAGTTGGAGGGATTCACCTTTTTGTTGGAGGAATAGGGCCAGATGGGCACTTAGCTTTCAATGAACCAGGATCATCTTTAAGTTCAAGAACTAGAGATAAGGAGCTAACTCAAGATACAATTATAGCTAACTCAAGATTTTTTGGTGGGGATATAAATAGAGTTCCAAAGGTTGCAATGACAGTTGGAGTTGCTACAGTTTTAGATTCAGAGGAGGTTATGATTTTAGTTGATACTCATGCTAAAGCTCTTGCTTTACATAAAGCTGTTGAGTGTGGAATAAACCATATGTGGACAGTGTCAGCTCTGCAACTTCATAGAAAGGGTATTATAGTTGCAACAGAGGAAGCTTGTAGTGAACTAAAAGTTTCAACATATAGATATTTTAAAGATATAGAAAAGGATAACTTAGATACAGAGAAGTTTTTAAATAGTGTTAAATAA
- a CDS encoding PTS sugar transporter subunit IIA produces the protein MIYKIGNFFSKLILKNIYLFIALGIIRWSLYYFPNLELYGTYFEIYLLPMALAYSAGNILEKNGGGIVAIISMSISIFLYPDSTINQGIVVGVTSGFLIKYLNIFIKKYVYSGFQMFLFNFLYPLIALITGEAFYFILKHANYYLETISKFLIGVVQNIYGLIILTPILEIGKVFFFNNIINHGILSILGFNDLSEKGKSLLFLLETNPGPGLGVLLGLLLIRSRTSQRVNLLSNIFVQVIGGIHEVYFPYILKNLKLLWAVSLGGLVGNLIFYIFKTGLIGVASPGSILNLILLSKDRDYIYILLGFGVSTGVSFFITYIILKKPKVETTSLKVKKEVDDIPVPNVQNIKKIVFLCDAGMGSSAIGANMLKTIFEKTKFKDIDITNSYIGDSLSEVDLIITHEKLKNRVIQEYPNIPKLYLEDFLDKEFYIDRFLKNECLEMRLKLSLKSTSKSEALKALGEDLENFGFVMSGYKDSLVEREITCSTYIGNGIAIPHGSHSSLNLICKNGVVIHHYPYGVDFENGEKVYILIGITIKNQNLRLDYIANIINSIEDEELIENLILSDCEEDFIKAFNGGIYVK, from the coding sequence ATGATTTATAAAATAGGAAATTTCTTTAGTAAACTTATTTTAAAAAATATATATCTATTTATAGCTCTTGGAATTATCCGTTGGAGCTTATATTATTTTCCAAACTTAGAGTTATATGGAACATATTTTGAAATCTATCTTTTACCTATGGCTCTTGCTTATAGTGCTGGAAACATTTTAGAAAAAAATGGAGGAGGTATTGTAGCTATTATCTCTATGAGCATATCTATATTTTTATATCCAGATTCCACTATTAATCAGGGGATTGTTGTGGGAGTTACATCTGGTTTTTTAATTAAATATCTAAATATATTTATAAAAAAATATGTGTACAGTGGTTTTCAAATGTTTCTTTTTAATTTTTTATACCCTCTAATTGCACTTATTACAGGTGAAGCTTTTTACTTTATTTTAAAGCATGCTAACTACTACCTTGAAACTATCTCTAAGTTTTTAATAGGAGTTGTTCAAAATATTTATGGCTTAATTATTCTTACACCTATTTTAGAGATTGGAAAAGTTTTCTTTTTCAATAACATTATAAACCATGGAATACTTTCTATTTTAGGTTTTAATGATCTGAGTGAAAAGGGAAAATCACTTCTTTTTCTACTAGAAACAAATCCTGGTCCTGGATTAGGAGTTCTTTTAGGACTACTTTTAATAAGATCTAGAACATCTCAAAGAGTAAATCTATTATCAAATATATTTGTTCAAGTTATTGGTGGAATACATGAGGTTTATTTCCCATATATTCTAAAAAATTTAAAGCTTCTTTGGGCTGTATCTCTAGGGGGACTAGTTGGTAATCTGATTTTTTATATTTTTAAAACTGGTCTTATAGGGGTGGCCTCTCCTGGAAGTATTTTAAATCTTATTCTACTTTCAAAGGATAGAGATTATATCTATATACTTTTGGGTTTTGGAGTTTCAACAGGAGTGTCATTTTTTATAACCTATATTATTTTGAAAAAACCTAAAGTAGAGACTACCTCTTTAAAAGTTAAAAAAGAGGTAGATGATATACCAGTACCTAATGTACAAAATATTAAAAAAATAGTTTTTCTATGTGATGCAGGAATGGGATCTAGTGCTATTGGAGCTAATATGTTAAAAACTATTTTTGAAAAAACTAAGTTTAAAGATATAGATATTACTAATAGTTATATAGGTGATAGCCTCTCTGAGGTTGATTTAATTATTACCCATGAAAAACTAAAAAATCGTGTAATTCAAGAGTATCCAAATATACCTAAACTTTATTTAGAGGATTTTTTAGATAAAGAGTTTTATATAGATAGATTTTTAAAAAATGAATGTTTAGAGATGAGGTTAAAACTCTCTTTAAAGTCTACTTCTAAATCTGAAGCTCTTAAAGCTTTAGGGGAGGATCTTGAAAACTTTGGTTTTGTTATGAGTGGTTATAAAGATAGTTTGGTAGAAAGGGAGATAACTTGCTCTACATATATTGGTAATGGTATAGCTATTCCTCACGGTTCACACTCATCTTTAAATCTCATTTGTAAAAATGGAGTGGTTATTCATCACTACCCATATGGAGTTGATTTTGAAAATGGTGAAAAGGTTTATATTTTAATTGGAATCACTATAAAAAATCAAAATCTTCGTTTAGATTATATAGCTAATATTATAAATAGTATTGAAGATGAGGAACTGATTGAAAACCTTATACTTTCAGATTGTGAAGAGGATTTTATAAAAGCGTTTAATGGAGGTATATATGTTAAATAA
- a CDS encoding BglG family transcription antiterminator, translated as MLNKRCIEIIKYLIDNDLQLSLKEAASFFNISERSIRYDIDNINYHLEKSGYMEIEKLQKGIYSTKESVKNLELFLEEILHRFYVFTSDERREFLKIKFLFSENNRLLEIGEDLDVSLSTIKLDLKEVKTFFDTNSLELNFISKQGVVLEGKEESIRQLQLRYITRYVEIYKNRYRSRYLSGGTYGLNFIADTIIESLDDSILSLIKFFIKRIEKKLDIIISDEAFNILTFYINLCIERIKSSHIIDNRQQNREFLLKTSEYSVISQEICHLENEFSITFNESEVLVLTELFLGSHSYNFNSSFLENWIELETTVVEIIKIMGYQLNMDLTGDKTLIDGLLNHLKPAYYRIKNNISLENPIAKEVETTYFDLYSTVKRVSKPILEKYLGKDLPEEEIAYITLHFKTATDRYLSSNRKTKNLLLVCGLGYGSSKILAHKLTELYDVNIIDTIPYHKFLELKNFKDVDIIISTMDLESHLDIHVPIVKVHPILSKENKERLLSLGLSEQKRKVSLKSVLETIKETCNILDEEKLLAGLKRNLRNFYINDFEDRKNPNLKTLLNLKSISFSESASSWEEAIKKAGAILMKNGSVNEEYIKDMIEVINKNGSYMIMNNKIAFPHARASQGVFKTDMSLVRFDTPIEFPGNKIVRVILCFSSKDKKEHMDALNDFITLIERKNILDKIEYSTQSEVLQIIDEFYKES; from the coding sequence ATGTTAAATAAACGTTGTATTGAAATAATAAAATATTTAATTGATAATGATTTACAGCTTTCTTTAAAAGAGGCTGCTAGTTTTTTTAATATTAGTGAACGTAGTATTAGATATGATATTGATAATATAAACTACCACTTGGAAAAAAGTGGGTATATGGAGATTGAAAAACTTCAAAAGGGCATCTATTCAACAAAAGAGAGTGTTAAAAATCTAGAGCTTTTTTTAGAAGAGATACTACATAGATTCTATGTTTTCACCTCTGATGAAAGACGAGAGTTTTTAAAAATTAAATTTCTTTTTAGTGAAAATAATAGACTTTTAGAAATTGGTGAAGATTTAGATGTAAGTTTGAGCACTATAAAGTTAGATTTAAAAGAGGTTAAAACTTTCTTTGATACTAACTCTTTAGAGTTAAACTTTATCTCTAAACAGGGAGTAGTTTTAGAAGGAAAAGAGGAAAGTATAAGACAACTTCAGCTTAGATATATAACTAGATATGTAGAAATCTATAAAAATAGATATAGATCAAGATACCTTTCAGGTGGAACCTATGGTTTAAACTTTATAGCTGATACTATTATAGAAAGTTTAGACGATTCTATTTTAAGTTTAATTAAGTTCTTTATTAAAAGGATAGAAAAGAAACTTGATATTATAATATCTGATGAAGCTTTTAATATTTTAACATTCTATATAAATCTATGTATTGAAAGAATAAAAAGTAGTCACATTATTGATAACCGTCAACAAAATCGTGAGTTTTTATTAAAAACTAGTGAGTATAGTGTTATATCTCAAGAGATATGTCACCTTGAAAATGAGTTTTCTATAACTTTTAACGAAAGTGAAGTTTTAGTTTTAACAGAGTTATTTTTAGGAAGTCACTCATATAACTTTAACTCCTCTTTTTTAGAGAACTGGATTGAGTTAGAAACTACTGTAGTTGAGATTATTAAAATTATGGGATATCAACTAAATATGGATTTAACAGGAGATAAAACTCTTATAGATGGGCTGCTTAATCATTTAAAACCAGCTTACTATAGAATTAAAAACAATATCTCTTTGGAAAATCCAATAGCTAAAGAGGTGGAAACAACATATTTTGATCTTTACTCAACAGTTAAAAGAGTAAGCAAACCTATTTTAGAAAAATACCTTGGAAAAGATCTTCCAGAGGAGGAGATTGCATATATAACTCTACATTTTAAAACAGCTACAGATAGATATTTAAGTAGTAATAGAAAGACTAAAAATCTACTTTTAGTTTGTGGACTTGGATATGGAAGTTCAAAGATTTTAGCTCATAAGTTAACTGAGTTATATGATGTTAATATAATTGATACTATTCCATATCATAAGTTTTTAGAGTTAAAAAACTTTAAAGATGTAGATATTATAATATCTACAATGGATTTAGAATCACATTTAGATATACATGTACCTATAGTTAAAGTTCACCCAATACTTTCTAAAGAAAACAAGGAGAGACTTCTATCTCTAGGATTAAGTGAGCAAAAGAGAAAGGTATCTTTAAAAAGTGTTCTTGAAACAATTAAAGAGACTTGTAATATCTTAGATGAGGAAAAACTCTTAGCTGGACTAAAAAGAAATCTTAGAAACTTCTATATCAATGATTTTGAAGATAGGAAAAATCCAAATTTGAAAACTCTTTTAAATTTAAAATCTATCTCTTTTTCTGAAAGTGCAAGTAGTTGGGAGGAAGCTATTAAAAAGGCTGGAGCTATTTTAATGAAAAATGGTTCTGTTAATGAGGAGTATATTAAAGATATGATTGAGGTTATCAATAAAAATGGAAGTTATATGATTATGAATAACAAAATTGCCTTTCCTCATGCTAGAGCTAGTCAAGGGGTTTTTAAAACTGATATGAGTTTGGTACGTTTTGATACTCCAATAGAGTTTCCTGGAAATAAGATTGTTAGAGTTATTCTATGTTTTTCAAGTAAGGATAAAAAGGAACATATGGATGCTCTAAATGATTTTATAACTTTAATTGAACGAAAAAATATTCTAGATAAAATAGAGTACTCCACTCAAAGTGAGGTACTTCAAATAATAGATGAGTTTTATAAGG